Proteins from one Triticum aestivum cultivar Chinese Spring chromosome 7A, IWGSC CS RefSeq v2.1, whole genome shotgun sequence genomic window:
- the LOC123151705 gene encoding uncharacterized protein: MVLRGLMAMTWRSRSSFGQCFMAQSTNGVKTANPESKILNDSYLELPLHLFLGCSSMLGGSSSRVEMDHALVTSSPISMFLIFLCNESCIKTTVCAVHAFNIENESIRYGTIIPYVAAFSFGFVPEL, encoded by the exons ATGGTTCTCAGAGGTTTGATGGCGATGACATG GCGCAGTCGATCAAGTTTTGGTCAATGTTTCATGGCTCAATCAACGAATGGTGTTAAAACTGCTAATCCTGAAAGCAAG ATTTTGAATGATTCCTACCTCGAGCTTCCGCTTCACTTGTTTCTTGGTTGTTCAAGTATGCTTGGTGGTTCTTCATCGAGGGTTGAGATGGACCATGCACTGGTTACATCTTCTCCTATCTCCATGTTCTTAATTTTCTTGTGCAATGAGAGCTGTATTAAGACAACAGTTTGTGCAGTCCATGCTTTTAACATTGAAAATGAGAG CATTCGATATGGAACAATTATACCATATGTGGCTGCTTTCAG cttcggtttcgttccggagttgtga